From one Bradyrhizobium sp. Ash2021 genomic stretch:
- a CDS encoding TAXI family TRAP transporter solute-binding subunit: MNSKLMAAAIVAAAALAAPAAQAQSFINVLTGGTSGVYYPLGVAIGKIFGDKIPNVKTQVQATKASVENLILLQQGRGEIAFTLGDSLKAAWEGDEEAGFKSKLDKLRTIGAIYPNYIQIVATADSGIKTLADLKGKSLSVGAPKSGTELNSRAILAAAGMTYKDIGKVEYLPFAESVDLMKNRQLNATLQSAGLGVASLKDLSTSADITVVSVPKEIVDKIGPPFVSVTIPANTYTGQDKDVPTAAVINYLVTSSAVSDDLAYQMTKLIFESLPELANSHSAGKEIKLETAATGSPVPLHPGAIRYYKEKGLIK; this comes from the coding sequence ATGAATTCGAAGTTGATGGCGGCCGCAATTGTGGCGGCAGCGGCTTTGGCGGCGCCTGCCGCCCAAGCCCAATCATTCATTAACGTGCTGACCGGCGGCACCTCCGGCGTGTATTACCCGCTCGGCGTCGCCATTGGGAAAATCTTTGGCGACAAGATCCCGAACGTAAAAACCCAGGTGCAGGCCACCAAGGCGTCGGTCGAAAACCTGATCCTGCTGCAGCAGGGCCGCGGCGAGATCGCGTTCACGCTCGGCGACTCACTCAAGGCCGCATGGGAAGGCGACGAGGAGGCCGGCTTCAAGTCCAAGCTCGACAAGCTGCGCACCATCGGCGCGATCTATCCGAACTACATCCAGATCGTCGCCACCGCCGACAGCGGCATCAAGACGCTGGCCGATCTGAAGGGCAAGAGCCTCTCGGTCGGCGCGCCCAAATCCGGTACCGAGCTCAACTCGCGCGCGATCCTGGCCGCCGCCGGGATGACCTACAAGGACATCGGCAAGGTCGAATATCTGCCGTTCGCCGAATCCGTCGACCTGATGAAGAATCGCCAGCTCAATGCGACGCTGCAATCGGCCGGCCTCGGCGTCGCCTCACTGAAGGATCTCTCGACCTCGGCCGACATCACCGTGGTGTCGGTGCCGAAGGAGATCGTCGACAAGATCGGCCCGCCCTTCGTCTCCGTGACCATTCCCGCCAACACCTATACCGGCCAGGACAAGGACGTCCCGACCGCGGCCGTGATCAATTATCTGGTGACGAGTTCCGCCGTCAGCGACGACCTCGCCTACCAGATGACCAAGCTGATCTTCGAATCCTTGCCGGAACTGGCGAATTCGCACTCCGCCGGCAAGGAGATCAAGCTCGAGACGGCAGCCACCGGCAGCCCGGTGCCGCTGCACCCCGGCGCGATCCGCTATTATAAGGAGAAGGGGCTGATCAAGTAG
- a CDS encoding TRAP transporter permease has product MLQAEGAEAQVKVEFDNFEHGFPEGFGPGGWGHLAYLIGIAFAVFQLVVAAWNVLPSQVVRGVHVGFLILMTFGLIGNFTAKNAFGRAVGWLIGGVGFLCGLYQWIFYADLIARDGDPTNTDLAVGALLAVLIFEGTRRLMGLALPLMCGACLLYWFFGQYLPAPFNHRGYDFDQIITHLSYGTEGIYGVPIYVSATYIFLFILFGSFLERAGMIQLFTDVSLGLFGRTRGGPAKVAVFASGMMGTISGSGVANVVTVGQFTIPLMIKFGYRRAFAAGVEATASMGGQIMPPVMGAVAFIMAETLGVEYSAIVKAAVIPAMLYFASAFWMVHLEAGKHGLVGMKRSEIPSAWKALVARWYLVLPLAALVYMLFEGFTPLYAGSMGLTLTVALILGTSITLGFSNLVVRYVFWIGLALVAAAVSRNGLEILPVASVVGGLILIAAITRGGRATLAACRDSLADSAKSALTVGMACAIVGTIIGMMTQTGVGTIFGGWIIGLGAKSLFLALIMTMLLSILLGTGIPTIPTYIITAALAAPALAKLGVPLISSHMFAFYYGIMADLSPPVALAALAAAPIARENPDKIGWEAMRIALAGYVIPFIFVYSPALMLQAGDPMAAQLGFYGAVALATFKALVAIGLFGIVAIGFLFTRLSWPEIALAFVSALCLLGDFRFSDTLGFALAAALVLWQWRQRPRNAVAAA; this is encoded by the coding sequence ATGCTGCAGGCCGAGGGCGCAGAAGCGCAGGTCAAGGTCGAATTCGACAATTTCGAGCACGGGTTTCCGGAAGGCTTTGGCCCCGGCGGCTGGGGCCATCTGGCCTACCTCATCGGCATCGCGTTTGCGGTGTTCCAGCTCGTGGTCGCGGCATGGAACGTGCTGCCGAGCCAGGTGGTGCGCGGCGTGCACGTCGGCTTCCTGATCCTGATGACCTTCGGCCTGATCGGCAATTTCACCGCCAAGAACGCTTTCGGCCGCGCGGTCGGCTGGCTGATCGGTGGCGTCGGATTCCTGTGCGGGCTCTATCAGTGGATCTTCTATGCCGACCTGATCGCGCGCGACGGCGATCCGACCAATACCGACCTTGCCGTAGGCGCGCTGCTGGCCGTGCTGATTTTCGAAGGCACGCGGCGCCTGATGGGCCTGGCGCTGCCGCTGATGTGCGGTGCCTGCCTGCTGTACTGGTTCTTCGGCCAGTATCTGCCGGCGCCGTTCAATCATCGCGGCTATGATTTCGATCAGATCATCACCCATCTCTCCTACGGCACGGAAGGGATTTACGGCGTGCCGATCTATGTGTCGGCGACCTACATCTTCCTGTTCATCCTGTTCGGCTCGTTCCTCGAACGCGCCGGCATGATCCAGCTGTTCACCGATGTGTCGCTCGGCCTGTTCGGCCGCACCCGCGGCGGACCGGCCAAGGTCGCGGTGTTTGCGTCGGGCATGATGGGCACGATTTCGGGCTCCGGCGTCGCCAACGTCGTCACCGTCGGCCAGTTCACGATCCCCCTGATGATCAAGTTCGGCTATCGCCGCGCCTTTGCCGCCGGCGTCGAGGCCACCGCCTCGATGGGCGGACAGATCATGCCGCCGGTGATGGGCGCGGTCGCCTTCATCATGGCGGAGACGCTGGGCGTCGAATATTCCGCCATCGTCAAGGCCGCGGTGATTCCGGCGATGCTGTATTTCGCCTCCGCGTTCTGGATGGTGCATCTGGAAGCCGGCAAGCACGGCCTCGTCGGCATGAAGCGCTCGGAAATCCCGAGCGCCTGGAAGGCGCTGGTGGCGCGCTGGTATCTGGTGCTGCCGCTGGCGGCACTGGTCTACATGCTGTTCGAAGGCTTTACGCCGCTCTACGCCGGCAGCATGGGTCTCACGCTCACGGTGGCGCTGATCCTGGGTACCAGCATCACGCTCGGTTTCTCCAACCTCGTGGTGCGTTACGTTTTCTGGATCGGGCTGGCGCTGGTGGCTGCCGCGGTGTCGCGCAACGGGCTGGAGATCCTGCCGGTCGCAAGCGTGGTCGGCGGACTGATCCTGATCGCGGCAATCACGCGCGGCGGCCGCGCCACGCTCGCCGCCTGTCGCGACTCGCTCGCCGACAGCGCCAAATCGGCGCTGACGGTGGGCATGGCCTGCGCCATCGTCGGCACCATCATCGGCATGATGACGCAGACCGGCGTCGGCACCATCTTCGGCGGCTGGATCATAGGGCTCGGCGCGAAAAGCCTGTTCCTGGCGCTGATCATGACCATGCTGCTGTCGATCCTGCTCGGCACCGGCATTCCGACGATTCCGACCTACATCATCACCGCGGCGCTGGCCGCACCTGCGCTCGCCAAGCTCGGCGTGCCCTTGATTTCCAGCCACATGTTCGCGTTCTACTACGGCATCATGGCCGACCTCTCGCCGCCGGTGGCGCTGGCCGCGCTGGCGGCGGCGCCGATCGCGCGGGAAAATCCCGACAAGATCGGCTGGGAGGCGATGCGCATCGCGCTTGCCGGCTACGTCATTCCCTTCATCTTCGTGTATTCGCCGGCGCTGATGCTGCAGGCCGGCGATCCCATGGCGGCCCAGCTCGGGTTCTACGGCGCCGTGGCGCTCGCCACCTTCAAGGCGCTGGTTGCGATCGGCCTGTTCGGCATCGTCGCGATCGGCTTTTTGTTCACGCGGCTGTCGTGGCCTGAAATCGCGCTCGCCTTCGTCTCGGCGCTGTGCCTGCTCGGCGATTTCCGCTTCAGCGACACGCTGGGTTTTGCGCTCGCGGCGGCTCTCGTGCTCTGGCAATGGCGGCAGCGCCCGCGCAACGCGGTGGCGGCGGCTTGA
- a CDS encoding DUF1850 domain-containing protein — translation MAAAPAQRGGGGLSLCLASLGVVKTLSIAAFTLVWTHSIEKTAWQEDWHITPQGLELVQARIKGFGAGMEPPPDARLVDGWFQWQPKRAPMPEVILGNSGAAGEWRLCVDGNCRTLSEIFEHPIGANVTTMRACER, via the coding sequence ATGGCGGCAGCGCCCGCGCAACGCGGTGGCGGCGGCTTGAGCCTGTGCCTCGCCTCCCTAGGCGTCGTGAAAACGCTGTCGATCGCGGCGTTCACGCTTGTATGGACCCATTCGATCGAAAAGACCGCCTGGCAGGAAGACTGGCACATCACGCCACAAGGCCTCGAACTGGTGCAGGCGCGCATCAAGGGCTTTGGCGCCGGCATGGAGCCGCCGCCGGACGCGCGCCTCGTCGACGGCTGGTTTCAATGGCAGCCGAAGCGGGCGCCGATGCCGGAAGTCATCCTCGGTAATTCCGGCGCCGCCGGCGAATGGCGGTTATGCGTGGACGGAAATTGCCGGACGCTGTCGGAGATTTTCGAGCATCCCATTGGTGCCAACGTCACGACCATGCGCGCCTGCGAACGATAA
- a CDS encoding glucose 1-dehydrogenase has translation MERLKGKIAMVVGAGSIGPGWGNGKATAVTFAREGAQVFCVDRNAAAAAETVKIIASEGGKATAFTADVSQADQVEAMAAACLKVYGRIDVLDNNVGIAEMGSVVEVNEASWDHVFAVNLKSAYLAMKHVIPVMVRQGGGSIINISSIASIRHVGISYVSYGASKAAMNQMTRTTAVEFAAGHVRVNAILPGLMKTPMVEHSAGLAASYAKGDVEAMWRARDAQVPMGHMGEAWDVANAALYLASDESRYVTGIELVVDGGLTCRAG, from the coding sequence ATGGAACGGCTCAAGGGCAAGATCGCGATGGTAGTCGGCGCGGGCTCGATCGGTCCGGGCTGGGGCAATGGCAAGGCAACCGCGGTGACCTTTGCGCGCGAGGGCGCGCAGGTGTTTTGCGTCGACCGCAATGCGGCCGCCGCCGCAGAGACCGTGAAGATCATCGCGAGTGAAGGCGGCAAGGCGACGGCGTTCACCGCCGATGTCTCGCAAGCCGATCAGGTCGAGGCGATGGCGGCGGCGTGCCTGAAGGTCTATGGCCGTATCGACGTGCTCGACAACAATGTCGGGATCGCCGAGATGGGCAGCGTGGTCGAGGTCAACGAGGCGAGCTGGGATCATGTCTTCGCGGTCAATCTCAAGAGCGCCTATCTCGCGATGAAGCACGTGATTCCCGTGATGGTGCGGCAGGGCGGCGGGTCGATCATCAACATTTCGTCGATCGCCTCGATCCGCCATGTCGGCATTTCCTACGTCAGCTACGGCGCCAGCAAGGCCGCGATGAATCAGATGACGCGCACCACTGCGGTCGAATTTGCAGCTGGGCACGTCAGGGTCAACGCCATCCTTCCGGGCCTGATGAAGACGCCGATGGTCGAACACTCGGCGGGCCTGGCGGCGAGCTATGCCAAGGGCGATGTGGAAGCGATGTGGCGCGCCCGCGATGCGCAGGTGCCGATGGGACACATGGGCGAGGCCTGGGATGTCGCGAACGCGGCGCTGTATCTCGCGTCGGACGAGTCCAGATATGTCACCGGCATCGAGCTCGTCGTCGATGGCGGGCTCACCTGTCGGGCGGGTTAA
- a CDS encoding lysozyme inhibitor LprI family protein: MTRAVFASVLWVALSPGAFAAGVEPAKDLLIDPAPCLAAAAAGDDNDRIVSTCGALIDHEKTERADRIKALIARGGAFERKDIIDRAISDYDAVLRLDPTLTDIFNARGELWRKKGDRPKALADFGAAIKLKPDHPAARGNYKSLAQELERLGALKAVAGKPSFNCATARRAVEKAICANPEIADLDREINAANMRVIGEARSPGEARALQQEQNAFIASRNAAFGRPGYDLRKAMKERLQKLLGVDGY; the protein is encoded by the coding sequence ATGACGAGGGCTGTTTTCGCGTCCGTCCTGTGGGTCGCACTCTCGCCCGGCGCCTTCGCGGCCGGCGTCGAGCCGGCCAAGGATTTGCTGATAGATCCCGCGCCATGCCTGGCCGCGGCCGCCGCCGGCGACGATAACGACAGGATCGTCAGTACCTGCGGCGCGCTGATCGACCACGAAAAGACTGAAAGAGCCGACCGCATCAAGGCGCTGATCGCACGCGGCGGCGCCTTTGAGCGCAAGGATATCATCGACCGCGCCATATCGGACTATGACGCGGTGCTGCGGCTCGATCCGACGCTCACCGATATCTTCAACGCGCGCGGCGAACTCTGGCGCAAGAAGGGCGACCGGCCGAAGGCGCTGGCCGATTTCGGCGCGGCGATCAAGCTGAAGCCCGATCATCCGGCCGCACGCGGCAATTACAAGTCGCTGGCGCAGGAGCTGGAGCGGCTCGGCGCGCTGAAGGCGGTTGCCGGCAAGCCGAGCTTCAATTGCGCCACCGCTCGCCGCGCGGTGGAGAAGGCGATCTGCGCCAATCCGGAGATCGCCGATCTCGACCGCGAAATTAACGCGGCCAATATGAGGGTGATCGGCGAGGCGAGGAGTCCCGGTGAAGCGCGCGCGCTGCAGCAAGAGCAGAACGCGTTTATCGCAAGCCGCAATGCCGCGTTCGGTCGGCCGGGTTACGATCTGCGCAAGGCGATGAAGGAGCGGCTGCAGAAATTGCTGGGCGTCGACGGGTATTAG
- a CDS encoding tetratricopeptide repeat protein, translating into MRSSISPFAASVVLAIAILASAGARAETPAEPPVTCAALTVAAPAQLIASCTALIDNPATPDADRLDAMITRAVAHYGNGASEKALAEIDAVIAKDPNRARAFRARGEILRQTGKREAALEALNQAIRLEPDNANGYESRGNAFNNAGKYDRAIEDYDEALRLKPDFAQAFSDRGAAWYFKGEYQKAIADYDQAIRLEPSRARTYTNRASAYRKLGHSERALEDDSAAIRIDPSQPEFFDNRGLHLAGNGDYARAIADYDEAIGIRPEPKFLTNRGDAYQALKNYDRAIADYDAALKLDPKFQRAYNNRGAAWRGKGDRARALQDYAEAIRLDPSDKTAATNHQEIALEVERLGTLAYQKNLPSFNCATAKRQVEKAICADPGLAQLDRNINDVFLRVIASAESDSHRAALALTRQQRDFIDKRNASFGRRGYDLRQAMVDRLDQLNTAAQQ; encoded by the coding sequence ATGCGATCATCGATTTCACCCTTTGCCGCAAGCGTGGTGCTTGCCATCGCCATCCTGGCGTCGGCCGGCGCACGCGCCGAAACGCCCGCGGAACCGCCGGTCACCTGCGCGGCGCTGACGGTTGCGGCTCCCGCCCAGCTGATCGCAAGCTGCACCGCGCTGATCGACAATCCGGCGACGCCGGACGCCGACCGCCTCGATGCCATGATTACCCGCGCCGTTGCGCACTATGGCAACGGCGCGAGCGAAAAGGCGCTGGCCGAGATCGATGCGGTCATTGCCAAAGACCCCAACCGTGCGCGCGCGTTTCGCGCCCGCGGCGAAATCCTTCGCCAGACCGGCAAGAGGGAGGCTGCGCTTGAGGCGCTGAACCAGGCCATCAGGCTCGAGCCGGACAATGCCAACGGCTACGAGAGCCGCGGCAACGCCTTCAACAATGCCGGCAAATACGATCGCGCCATCGAGGATTATGACGAGGCGCTGCGGCTCAAGCCGGATTTCGCCCAGGCGTTTTCGGACCGCGGCGCCGCCTGGTATTTCAAGGGCGAGTATCAGAAGGCGATCGCCGATTACGACCAGGCGATCCGCCTCGAACCGAGCCGGGCCCGGACCTACACCAACCGGGCCTCGGCCTATCGCAAGCTCGGCCACTCCGAGCGCGCGCTCGAGGACGACAGCGCGGCGATCCGGATCGATCCGTCGCAGCCGGAATTCTTCGACAATCGCGGGCTGCACCTCGCCGGCAATGGCGATTACGCCCGCGCGATCGCCGATTACGACGAGGCGATTGGAATTCGTCCCGAGCCAAAATTCCTGACCAACCGCGGCGATGCGTATCAGGCGTTGAAAAACTACGACCGCGCCATTGCGGATTACGATGCGGCACTGAAACTGGATCCGAAGTTTCAACGTGCCTACAACAACCGCGGTGCGGCATGGCGCGGCAAGGGCGATCGGGCCCGCGCGCTGCAGGATTACGCCGAGGCAATCCGCCTCGATCCCTCCGACAAGACCGCGGCCACCAACCATCAGGAGATTGCGCTCGAAGTCGAACGGCTGGGCACGCTGGCCTACCAGAAGAATTTGCCGAGCTTCAATTGCGCCACCGCGAAGCGTCAGGTAGAGAAAGCGATTTGCGCCGACCCCGGCCTCGCCCAGCTCGACCGCAACATCAACGATGTGTTCCTCAGGGTGATCGCCAGCGCAGAATCCGACAGCCATCGCGCGGCGCTGGCGCTGACCCGGCAGCAGCGCGACTTCATCGACAAGCGCAACGCGTCCTTCGGCCGCCGCGGCTACGATCTGCGCCAGGCGATGGTGGATCGGCTGGACCAGCTCAATACCGCCGCCCAGCAGTAG
- a CDS encoding propionyl-CoA synthetase, whose amino-acid sequence MNIHEKSRYHEVYARSLRDPEGFWAEAAAEIDWIEPAMKIFDPSMGPYGCWFTGAMVNTCYNALDRHVAGGRADQVALIHDSPLAGSITKLTYAEMLHEVKTLAAIMHDFGVTKGDRVILYMPMVPEAVIAMLACARIGAVHSVVFGGFAAKELATRIEDAKPKLIFSASCGLEPGRIVQYKPLLDEAIRLSSVKPETCIVLQRPQQGCDLTAGRDHDWAGLRSKAMAANKSADCVPVLATDPLYILYTSGTTGIPKGVVRDNGGHLVALKWSMFNLYGVKPGEVWWCGSDIGWVVGHSYIVYGPLIHGATSIMYEGKPIGTPDAGAFWRVIAEHEAVALFTAPTAFRAIRKEDPEGAFIRKYDLSKFRTLFLAGERADPPTVGWAEAQLKVPVIDHWWQTETGWCIAGNPMGLGMLPVKHGSPTVPMPGYQVDVVDEAAKPLPAGTMGSIVIKLPMPPACLPTLWQQDDRFREAYLTEFPGYYKTSDAGYKDADGYVFVMGRTDDIINVAGHRLSTGGMEEILASHSDVAECAVLGIKDAIKGEVPCGFLVLKAGVTRSPLEIEKEIVALVREKLGPVAAFKLAITVGRLPKTRSGKILRGTIKKIADGEAWIMPATIEDPKVLDEIGEALKGRV is encoded by the coding sequence ATGAACATCCACGAGAAAAGCCGGTATCACGAGGTCTACGCCCGCTCGCTCCGGGATCCCGAGGGTTTTTGGGCGGAGGCGGCGGCCGAGATCGATTGGATCGAGCCGGCCATGAAGATCTTCGATCCCTCGATGGGCCCCTACGGCTGCTGGTTTACGGGCGCCATGGTCAACACCTGCTACAACGCGCTCGATCGCCATGTCGCGGGTGGTCGCGCCGACCAGGTGGCGCTGATCCACGATTCGCCGCTGGCCGGCAGCATCACCAAATTGACCTATGCCGAGATGCTGCACGAGGTGAAAACGCTCGCGGCGATCATGCACGATTTCGGCGTGACCAAAGGCGACCGCGTCATCCTCTATATGCCGATGGTGCCGGAGGCTGTCATCGCGATGCTGGCCTGCGCGCGGATCGGTGCGGTGCACAGCGTGGTGTTCGGCGGCTTTGCGGCCAAGGAGCTTGCGACACGAATTGAGGACGCCAAGCCAAAACTGATCTTCTCGGCGAGCTGCGGGCTCGAGCCCGGCCGCATCGTGCAATACAAGCCGCTGCTCGACGAGGCGATCAGGCTTTCGAGTGTCAAGCCCGAGACCTGCATCGTGCTGCAGCGGCCGCAACAGGGCTGCGATCTCACCGCCGGCCGCGATCATGACTGGGCCGGGCTGCGCAGCAAGGCAATGGCGGCGAACAAATCCGCCGACTGCGTCCCCGTGCTCGCGACCGATCCGCTCTATATCCTCTACACCTCGGGCACCACGGGAATCCCCAAGGGCGTGGTGCGCGACAATGGCGGGCATCTGGTCGCGCTGAAATGGTCGATGTTCAATCTCTACGGCGTCAAGCCCGGCGAAGTCTGGTGGTGCGGCTCCGACATCGGCTGGGTGGTCGGCCACAGCTACATCGTCTACGGACCGCTGATCCACGGCGCGACCTCGATCATGTATGAGGGCAAGCCGATCGGGACGCCGGATGCCGGCGCGTTCTGGCGCGTGATCGCGGAACACGAGGCGGTGGCGCTGTTCACCGCGCCGACCGCGTTCCGCGCCATCCGCAAGGAGGATCCGGAGGGCGCGTTCATCCGCAAATATGACTTGTCGAAATTCCGCACGCTGTTCCTGGCCGGCGAGCGCGCCGATCCGCCGACGGTGGGATGGGCGGAAGCGCAATTGAAGGTGCCTGTCATAGATCACTGGTGGCAGACCGAAACCGGCTGGTGCATCGCCGGCAATCCGATGGGGCTTGGCATGCTGCCGGTCAAGCACGGTTCGCCGACGGTGCCGATGCCGGGCTATCAGGTCGACGTGGTCGATGAAGCGGCCAAGCCGCTGCCGGCCGGCACCATGGGCTCGATCGTCATAAAACTGCCGATGCCGCCGGCCTGCCTGCCGACGCTGTGGCAGCAGGACGACCGCTTCAGGGAGGCCTATCTCACCGAATTCCCCGGCTATTACAAAACCTCCGACGCCGGCTACAAGGATGCGGACGGCTATGTGTTCGTAATGGGCCGCACCGACGACATCATCAATGTCGCCGGTCATCGGCTTTCGACCGGCGGCATGGAAGAAATTCTCGCCTCGCATTCCGATGTCGCCGAATGCGCGGTGCTCGGCATCAAGGATGCGATCAAGGGCGAGGTGCCCTGCGGCTTCCTGGTGCTCAAGGCCGGCGTGACGCGCAGCCCGCTCGAGATCGAAAAGGAGATCGTGGCGCTGGTGCGGGAAAAACTCGGCCCCGTCGCCGCCTTCAAGCTCGCGATCACCGTCGGCCGGCTGCCGAAAACGCGGTCGGGCAAAATCCTGCGCGGCACCATCAAGAAGATCGCCGACGGCGAGGCCTGGATCATGCCCGCGACCATCGAGGATCCCAAGGTGCTCGATGAGATCGGGGAGGCGCTGAAGGGGAGGGTGTAG
- a CDS encoding DUF6494 family protein, which translates to MNEDVFNTSLRGFLKKVGITSQREIEKAVRDAVASGSLKGHEKLPAKMVLTIGGVSLSHEILGEIELG; encoded by the coding sequence ATGAACGAGGACGTTTTCAACACCAGCCTGCGCGGCTTCCTCAAGAAGGTCGGCATCACCTCGCAGCGTGAAATCGAAAAGGCTGTCCGCGACGCCGTCGCGAGCGGTAGCCTGAAGGGCCATGAGAAACTGCCTGCCAAAATGGTGCTCACCATCGGTGGCGTCAGTCTCAGTCACGAGATCTTGGGCGAGATCGAACTCGGCTAA
- a CDS encoding DUF1013 domain-containing protein: MSNAPLMPKATAVWLVDNTALTFDQVADFTKMHPLEVRAIADGDAAQGIKGMDPISTGQLTRDEIEKGERDPNYRLKLGESKVALPPAAKKKGPRYTPVSRRHERPSAILWLVRNHPELKDAQIMRLVGTTKTTIASVRDRTHWNASTLTPMDPVTLGLCSQIELDFEVQRAAKEKPVPAAYGGATLLPASETTKKEPEYEPTEKQRDDLNVDAVFAKLKTIGGKKQDDE; encoded by the coding sequence ATGAGCAATGCACCGCTGATGCCCAAGGCGACGGCCGTGTGGCTGGTTGATAATACCGCGCTGACCTTCGACCAAGTGGCGGATTTCACCAAAATGCATCCATTGGAGGTCCGCGCCATCGCCGACGGCGACGCCGCCCAAGGGATCAAGGGCATGGACCCGATTTCGACCGGGCAACTGACCCGCGACGAGATCGAAAAGGGCGAAAGGGACCCGAACTACCGCCTCAAGCTCGGCGAGAGCAAGGTGGCGCTGCCGCCCGCCGCCAAGAAGAAGGGCCCGCGCTACACCCCGGTGTCGCGCCGCCACGAGCGGCCGAGCGCGATCCTGTGGCTGGTGCGCAACCACCCCGAATTGAAGGACGCGCAGATCATGCGCCTGGTCGGCACCACCAAGACCACGATCGCCAGCGTCCGCGACCGCACCCACTGGAATGCCTCCACCCTGACCCCGATGGACCCGGTGACGCTCGGCCTGTGCTCGCAGATCGAACTCGATTTCGAGGTGCAGCGCGCCGCCAAGGAAAAGCCGGTCCCCGCAGCCTATGGCGGCGCCACTCTGTTGCCGGCCTCCGAGACCACCAAGAAGGAGCCGGAATACGAGCCGACCGAAAAGCAGCGCGACGACCTCAACGTCGACGCCGTGTTCGCCAAGCTGAAGACAATCGGCGGCAAGAAGCAGGACGACGAATAA